A genomic region of Candidatus Pseudomonas phytovorans contains the following coding sequences:
- a CDS encoding LysR family transcriptional regulator, which translates to MELRDLDLNLLLVFNQLLIDRKVSTAAENLDLTQPAMSNALKRLRTVLQDALFVRTYQGMEPTPYALQLAEPITTAIQTLRDALARQNTFDPATSNRRFTMAMTDIGEIYFMPKLMDAFAALAPGCTISTLRNSTDTLAEGLQNGTIDLAVGLLPHLQAGFFQRRLFHHRYVCLCRNGHPATLQPLTVEAFMGFDHVNVVAANTGHGEVDTYYARAGVVRNIRLEVPHFVAVGHILQRTNLLATVPERFAASCEVPFGLSALPPPVDLPNIEINLFWHGRYNKDPANRWLRQLMFELFSDTPGILPAL; encoded by the coding sequence ATGGAATTACGCGATTTAGACCTGAACCTGCTATTGGTTTTCAACCAGTTACTGATCGACCGCAAAGTCTCGACCGCCGCCGAGAACCTGGACCTGACCCAACCGGCAATGAGCAATGCCCTGAAGCGCCTGCGCACCGTGCTACAGGACGCGTTGTTCGTGCGCACTTACCAGGGCATGGAGCCGACGCCTTACGCACTGCAATTGGCAGAGCCGATAACCACAGCCATCCAGACGCTACGCGATGCACTCGCCAGGCAAAACACCTTCGACCCGGCCACCAGCAACCGTCGCTTCACAATGGCCATGACCGACATTGGCGAAATCTACTTCATGCCCAAGTTGATGGACGCCTTCGCCGCGCTGGCACCCGGCTGCACGATCAGCACGTTGCGCAACTCGACCGACACACTCGCCGAAGGCTTGCAGAACGGCACTATCGATCTGGCGGTTGGCTTGTTACCGCACTTGCAGGCGGGGTTCTTCCAGCGACGACTGTTTCACCATCGCTATGTGTGCCTGTGCCGCAACGGGCACCCCGCTACGCTACAGCCGCTTACCGTGGAAGCGTTCATGGGCTTCGATCATGTAAATGTGGTGGCGGCCAATACCGGGCACGGCGAGGTCGACACGTATTACGCGCGGGCGGGCGTCGTGCGCAACATTCGCCTGGAAGTGCCGCACTTTGTGGCGGTGGGGCATATCTTGCAGCGCACGAATTTACTGGCGACGGTGCCGGAGCGGTTTGCCGCCAGTTGTGAAGTGCCGTTCGGGTTGAGCGCTCTGCCGCCGCCGGTGGATTTACCAAACATCGAGATCAACCTGTTCTGGCATGGGCGCTACAACAAGGACCCGGCTAACCGCTGGCTTCGGCAGTTGATGTTCGAACTGTTCTCGGACACTCCGGGCATTCTTCCGGCGTTGTAG
- a CDS encoding aromatic acid/H+ symport family MFS transporter, translating into MRNINAAALLDGARFNTFHARLLFWCALIIIFDGYDLVIYGVVLPSLMAEWGLSALQAGALGSCALVGMLVGALFFGSLSDRIGRRKTIMACVLLFSGVTALNGLATSPETFALCRFIAGLGIGGVMPNVVALMNEYAPGKLRSTLVAIMFSGYSLGGMLSAGLGMLVIPQWGWQAVFYVAVIPLLLLPWLINQLPESMDFLLRSGQTERARALLAQATPGYLPDNADQLSQASAGGAKVSVREIFNEGRTFHTLALWVAFFCCLLMVYALSSWLPKLMGSAGYGLNSSLAFLLVLNSGAILGAVAGGWLGDRIGIANVLLCFFACGALSLSLLAFKAPVAVLYLLIAVAGASTIGTQILANACAVQYYPPHIRATGLGWAMGIGRLGAIVGPVLGGILHGANLPYQSSFLAFAVPGAIGAVAILLFIRRQVIAPAFAALGK; encoded by the coding sequence ATGCGAAACATCAATGCAGCGGCCCTGCTGGACGGGGCCCGGTTCAATACCTTTCACGCGCGTTTACTGTTCTGGTGCGCGCTCATCATCATCTTCGACGGCTATGACCTGGTTATCTATGGCGTGGTGTTGCCTTCGCTGATGGCCGAATGGGGCCTGAGCGCCCTGCAGGCCGGTGCCTTGGGCAGTTGTGCGCTGGTCGGGATGCTGGTGGGGGCGCTGTTTTTCGGTTCGCTCTCGGACCGTATAGGGCGGCGCAAGACCATCATGGCCTGCGTGCTGCTGTTCAGCGGGGTTACCGCGCTGAACGGGCTGGCCACTTCCCCTGAAACCTTTGCACTGTGCCGCTTCATTGCCGGGCTTGGCATTGGTGGCGTCATGCCCAACGTGGTCGCGTTGATGAATGAATACGCACCCGGCAAGTTGCGCAGTACCTTGGTGGCAATCATGTTCAGCGGGTACTCGCTGGGTGGCATGTTGTCGGCGGGGCTGGGCATGCTGGTCATCCCGCAGTGGGGGTGGCAAGCGGTGTTCTACGTGGCGGTGATCCCGCTGTTGCTGTTGCCTTGGCTGATAAACCAGTTACCAGAGTCCATGGACTTTTTATTGCGCAGCGGGCAAACCGAACGGGCCAGGGCGTTGCTGGCTCAGGCAACGCCGGGTTATTTGCCGGACAACGCCGATCAACTAAGCCAGGCCTCGGCCGGTGGGGCAAAAGTATCGGTCCGCGAAATATTCAATGAAGGCCGGACGTTCCATACGCTCGCTTTGTGGGTCGCATTCTTCTGTTGCCTGCTGATGGTGTATGCATTGAGTTCCTGGTTGCCCAAGTTGATGGGCAGTGCCGGCTACGGGCTGAACTCAAGCCTGGCGTTTTTATTGGTGCTTAACTCGGGCGCTATTCTGGGTGCGGTAGCGGGTGGCTGGTTGGGCGACCGGATCGGTATCGCCAACGTGTTGTTGTGCTTTTTTGCCTGCGGGGCGTTATCGCTCAGCCTGCTTGCGTTCAAAGCGCCGGTGGCGGTGCTGTACCTGCTTATTGCAGTGGCAGGTGCCTCTACCATCGGCACACAGATTCTGGCCAATGCCTGCGCGGTGCAGTACTACCCGCCGCACATACGTGCCACCGGCCTTGGCTGGGCGATGGGCATCGGGCGGCTTGGCGCAATTGTGGGGCCGGTGTTGGGCGGGATACTGCATGGCGCGAACTTGCCTTATCAGAGCAGTTTCCTGGCGTTTGCCGTACCCGGTGCCATTGGCGCAGTGGCCATTCTGCTTTTTATCCGGCGTCAGGTTATTGCTCCGGCATTCGCCGCGCTCGGCAAGTAA
- the salA gene encoding salicylate 1-monooxygenase, with amino-acid sequence MHKTTALEVSIIGGGIAGVALALDLCRHAHLKVQLFESAAALGEVGAGVSFGANAVRAIAGLGMAEPYARIADSTPAPWQDVWFEWRDGRDAQYLGSSVAQGVGQSSVHRADFLDALASQLPAGIAKFGKRAQRVDQVGDRVQVCFTDGTEHHCDLLIGADGIKSTIRDHVLDGLGVPRVAPRFSGTCAYRGLIDSERLREAYWARGLGEHLIDVPQMYLGLDGHILTFPVKQGRLINVVAFVSDRTRPNPVWPTDAPWVRQATQAEMLKAFDGWGEAAQVLLACIATPSLWALHDLAELPGYAHGRVGLMGDAAHAMLPHQGAGAGQGLEDAWLLARLLADPQVLQRSPQALLQAYDAVRRPRACRVQCTSREAGDLYEFRDPAVRDDAQQLGKVLAERFDWLWNHSLQDDLKQARQLLGLQIQAA; translated from the coding sequence ATGCACAAAACGACAGCGCTTGAAGTTTCGATTATTGGTGGTGGGATTGCAGGTGTTGCACTTGCACTCGACCTTTGCCGGCATGCGCACCTGAAGGTTCAACTGTTCGAATCGGCCGCCGCATTGGGTGAAGTGGGTGCAGGCGTGTCTTTTGGGGCCAATGCCGTGCGGGCCATTGCCGGCCTGGGCATGGCCGAGCCCTACGCCAGGATTGCCGACAGTACGCCCGCACCTTGGCAGGATGTGTGGTTCGAGTGGCGTGACGGGCGCGATGCGCAGTACCTGGGCAGCAGTGTGGCGCAAGGGGTGGGGCAGTCATCTGTGCATCGGGCCGACTTCCTCGATGCGCTCGCCAGCCAGTTGCCGGCGGGCATCGCAAAGTTCGGCAAGCGTGCTCAGCGGGTCGATCAAGTGGGGGACCGCGTGCAGGTGTGCTTTACCGATGGTACGGAACACCACTGCGACTTGTTGATTGGTGCCGACGGCATCAAGTCGACCATCCGCGACCATGTGCTTGATGGGCTGGGCGTGCCCCGGGTTGCGCCGCGGTTCAGTGGCACGTGCGCCTACCGTGGGCTGATCGATAGCGAGCGGTTGCGCGAGGCTTATTGGGCACGTGGCCTCGGCGAGCATCTGATAGATGTGCCGCAGATGTACCTGGGGCTCGACGGGCATATTCTGACCTTCCCGGTCAAACAAGGGCGGCTGATCAACGTGGTGGCGTTTGTGTCGGATCGTACCCGGCCGAACCCGGTATGGCCAACCGATGCGCCTTGGGTGCGGCAGGCAACGCAGGCCGAAATGCTCAAGGCGTTTGATGGGTGGGGGGAAGCGGCGCAGGTACTGCTGGCGTGTATCGCAACGCCATCGTTGTGGGCGCTGCATGACCTTGCCGAGTTGCCGGGGTATGCCCATGGCCGGGTAGGGCTGATGGGTGACGCTGCCCACGCCATGCTGCCGCACCAGGGCGCGGGGGCCGGGCAGGGGTTGGAGGACGCCTGGCTGCTGGCGCGGCTGTTGGCGGACCCGCAAGTGCTGCAACGCAGCCCGCAAGCGCTACTGCAGGCGTATGACGCTGTACGGCGCCCGCGTGCATGCCGGGTGCAGTGCACATCGCGGGAGGCGGGTGACCTTTATGAGTTTCGTGATCCGGCTGTGCGGGATGACGCCCAACAGTTGGGCAAGGTGCTGGCAGAGCGGTTCGACTGGCTGTGGAACCACAGCCTGCAGGATGACCTGAAGCAAGCGCGGCAGTTGCTGGGGTTACAGATACAGGCAGCCTGA
- a CDS encoding LysR substrate-binding domain-containing protein — protein MALDMLREIQAFVSVAHKRSFVAAARALGRSPSAVTRAVQTLEDNAGSKLLNRNANAVTLTEAGERLLPHAERLLDVQRDAADELAALSGSAQGWIRFAVPQLLGEHVLPQVLAEFSRCHPKVTLDVQYSDEPLDPLQGKFDFVVRGAFPQSSELIGYPLWAYQRHLYASPAYLAWAGTPQQPEDLDGHALILHTAPRILKAWHFCRDDQITSLRPRPRLRLDSGDAVYHGTLAGAGIARLAAWVGEPQVKAGRLVRVCPHYRLTSSSGQDPQMHAVYPAGELPARVRDLLAALRRAGLS, from the coding sequence ATGGCATTGGACATGCTGCGGGAAATCCAGGCGTTCGTCAGCGTGGCGCACAAGCGCAGCTTCGTCGCCGCTGCACGCGCGCTGGGGCGTTCGCCTAGTGCGGTAACCCGCGCGGTACAAACCCTGGAGGACAACGCCGGCAGCAAGCTGCTCAACCGCAACGCCAACGCAGTAACCCTTACCGAAGCCGGTGAGCGCCTGCTGCCCCATGCCGAACGCTTGCTTGATGTGCAACGTGATGCGGCCGACGAGTTGGCCGCACTAAGCGGCAGCGCCCAAGGCTGGATACGCTTTGCCGTGCCGCAACTGCTGGGTGAGCATGTGCTGCCACAGGTGCTCGCCGAGTTCTCCCGCTGCCACCCCAAGGTGACCCTGGACGTGCAGTACAGCGACGAACCCCTCGACCCGCTGCAGGGTAAATTCGATTTCGTAGTGCGTGGCGCTTTCCCGCAATCAAGCGAGCTGATCGGCTACCCGCTGTGGGCCTACCAGCGCCACCTGTATGCCAGCCCGGCTTACCTGGCCTGGGCCGGCACGCCACAGCAACCTGAAGACCTCGATGGGCATGCGCTGATCCTGCACACCGCTCCGCGCATTCTTAAAGCCTGGCATTTTTGCCGCGACGACCAGATCACCAGCCTGCGCCCCAGGCCCAGGCTGCGCCTGGACTCGGGTGACGCGGTGTACCACGGCACCCTGGCAGGCGCAGGCATCGCCCGCCTGGCGGCCTGGGTTGGCGAACCGCAGGTCAAGGCAGGGCGGCTGGTGCGGGTATGCCCGCACTACCGCCTGACTTCCAGCAGCGGCCAGGACCCGCAAATGCATGCCGTGTACCCTGCTGGCGAGCTGCCGGCGCGAGTCCGCGACTTGCTGGCGGCATTGCGCCGTGCCGGCCTCAGCTGA
- a CDS encoding TSUP family transporter: MMDIAVLSVFAFAAGLIDAAVGGGGLIQIPALFNVLPTAQPAALLGTNKLASVCGTAFAARSFIRKVTLDWGLIVPAALSAFVMSFAGAATVSLVPPSVMRPAVLVMIVLMAIYTFCKKDFGTLHKPARIGRKEQCLAVLIGGAIGFYDGLFGPGTGSFLIFLFIRFFALDFLHASASAKVVNIATNLAALVFFVPSGNVLYAIALPMAACNVLGALTGTWLAVRKGAGFVRGLFLILLCVLIAKLSWDLLAG, translated from the coding sequence ATGATGGATATTGCTGTGCTTTCTGTGTTTGCCTTTGCTGCTGGGTTGATCGACGCCGCAGTGGGGGGCGGCGGGCTAATCCAGATCCCGGCCTTGTTCAACGTGCTGCCCACCGCGCAACCAGCGGCTTTGCTCGGCACCAACAAGCTGGCATCGGTGTGTGGCACGGCCTTCGCGGCGCGCTCGTTCATTCGCAAGGTGACGCTGGACTGGGGGCTGATCGTGCCGGCGGCGCTCAGCGCCTTCGTCATGTCGTTCGCTGGCGCTGCCACGGTGTCACTGGTGCCGCCCAGTGTGATGCGCCCGGCAGTGCTGGTGATGATCGTGCTGATGGCCATCTACACCTTCTGCAAGAAAGACTTCGGCACCCTGCACAAACCTGCGCGGATCGGCCGCAAGGAGCAATGCCTGGCGGTGCTGATTGGTGGCGCAATCGGCTTTTACGATGGCCTGTTTGGCCCGGGCACCGGCAGCTTCCTGATCTTCCTGTTCATCCGCTTCTTCGCCCTGGATTTCCTGCACGCCTCGGCCTCGGCCAAGGTGGTGAACATTGCCACCAATCTGGCGGCGCTGGTGTTCTTCGTGCCCTCGGGCAACGTGCTGTACGCGATCGCTTTGCCCATGGCCGCGTGCAACGTGCTCGGGGCGCTTACCGGCACCTGGCTGGCGGTACGCAAGGGCGCAGGCTTTGTGCGCGGGCTGTTCCTGATACTGCTGTGCGTGCTGATCGCCAAGCTGTCGTGGGACCTGCTGGCCGGCTGA
- a CDS encoding diguanylate cyclase, which translates to MPVEFMVFPAQSRLLPYVVLLCLTFALTLAGILARPIESLSLFWPVNAVLAGVLLRYPRQATLTGFSLVWLAMVGADLLCGSAWVPALWFNLCNLGVVVTLWQLLSRLPRLHRRMRTPHGVLSVFGACAVGAMVAASMAAAMAAPWFEQSLRATWLAWFSEQFSTSVLVLPVLLTAPSARALVRGGAQAIRLAPLLVLLASLAFSIAFGGPGAIAFPIAALLWCAWTYSPFMVALLTLTAGSTLIVAVAQNLMHFSVPQSEPGVTTLMSARLGIAMLVLGPLVVACVSQANRSLMARLAHQATIDHLTGVLTRSAFTRRANALLDSRQQHAQALPLTLMMLDIDHFKSINDAHGHGVGDQVLRQFASTLQDQLHNDELLARLGGEEFVVILPGLAPERAKFTAERLRRAVQDLHVTQGDQHLQITVSIGVAGCDANIPAPGLDALLASADQALYRAKAQGRNRVEQAEAQRQVI; encoded by the coding sequence TTGCCGGTCGAGTTCATGGTTTTTCCAGCCCAATCGCGCTTGTTGCCTTACGTCGTTCTGCTTTGCCTGACCTTTGCCCTCACCTTGGCCGGCATCCTGGCACGCCCAATCGAATCGCTGTCGCTGTTCTGGCCGGTGAATGCTGTGCTGGCCGGGGTGCTTCTGCGTTACCCGCGCCAGGCCACGCTTACCGGCTTCAGCCTGGTCTGGTTGGCTATGGTCGGCGCCGACCTGTTGTGCGGCAGCGCCTGGGTGCCGGCCCTGTGGTTCAACCTGTGTAACCTGGGGGTGGTGGTTACCCTCTGGCAATTGCTGTCGCGCTTGCCGCGCCTGCACCGGCGCATGCGTACCCCGCACGGCGTACTCAGTGTATTCGGCGCCTGTGCCGTCGGTGCCATGGTGGCGGCCAGCATGGCTGCAGCCATGGCCGCACCGTGGTTCGAGCAATCCTTGCGTGCCACTTGGCTGGCCTGGTTCAGCGAACAGTTTTCGACCAGCGTGCTGGTGCTGCCGGTGCTGCTTACAGCCCCCTCAGCTCGGGCCTTGGTGCGTGGTGGAGCCCAGGCCATCCGCCTGGCGCCACTGTTGGTGCTGCTGGCCTCGCTGGCGTTCAGCATCGCCTTTGGCGGCCCGGGTGCCATTGCCTTCCCGATTGCCGCCTTGTTGTGGTGCGCCTGGACCTACTCGCCGTTCATGGTGGCGCTGCTGACACTCACCGCCGGCAGTACCTTGATTGTGGCGGTGGCGCAAAACCTCATGCACTTCAGCGTGCCGCAAAGCGAGCCCGGTGTGACCACGCTGATGTCGGCACGCCTGGGCATTGCCATGCTGGTGCTCGGCCCGCTGGTGGTGGCCTGCGTCAGCCAGGCCAACCGCAGCCTGATGGCTCGCCTGGCGCATCAGGCCACCATCGACCACCTGACCGGCGTGCTCACCCGCAGCGCCTTCACCCGCCGCGCCAACGCGCTGCTGGACAGCCGCCAACAGCATGCCCAGGCGCTGCCGCTGACCCTGATGATGCTGGACATCGACCACTTCAAGTCGATCAACGATGCCCACGGCCACGGGGTCGGTGACCAGGTGCTGCGCCAGTTCGCCAGCACCCTGCAAGACCAGTTGCACAACGATGAACTACTCGCCCGCCTGGGCGGCGAGGAATTCGTCGTCATCCTCCCGGGCCTTGCGCCAGAACGTGCCAAGTTCACCGCCGAGCGCCTGCGCCGCGCCGTACAAGACCTGCACGTGACGCAGGGCGACCAGCACCTGCAAATTACCGTGAGTATTGGGGTTGCCGGCTGCGACGCCAATATCCCGGCCCCGGGCCTTGACGCGTTGCTGGCAAGTGCCGACCAAGCGCTGTACCGGGCCAAGGCCCAGGGCCGCAACCGCGTCGAGCAGGCCGAAGCACAGCGCCAGGTGATCTGA
- a CDS encoding SLC13 family permease has product MNQELLWVIGLLAIVVVLFIINRPRMDVVALLVILALPLLGILSVEQALAGFSDPNVVLIAALFVIGEGLVRTGIAYRIGEWMSERAGNSETRLLVLLMVAVAGLGSIMSSTGVVAIFIPVVLSIAARLKLSPSRLMMPLAFAGLISGMLSLVATPPNVVVHSELVRNGEAGFSFFSFTPFGLVVLVLGIGYMLLTRHWLNGEVRKDGRVETRRTLLDLVLDYKLNGRERRLRIRPQSPLIGHTLGELELRTRHGANVIGIERQHKFTTRVIAADSNTVLHQGDVLLLDLFANRDDLRSLCQTMQLEPLHFKAAYFIDQSQELGMAEVSLPPGSQLIGKSILEMAFRTRYGLNVVGLRREQAAIEAQLVEENLRLGDTLLVVGPWKAVRQLQSQPRDFLVLSLPAEIDQVAPARTRAPQALLSLAVMVGLMVSGAVPNVMAALIGCLLMGAGRCIDMNSAYRAIHWQSLVLIVGMLPFAQALQKTGGIDLAVGGLVSVLGGAGPSAILACLFAVTAVIGLFISNTATAVLMAPVAVSTAAQLGMSPYPFAMTVALAASAAFMTPVSSPVNTLVLGPGQYRFADFVKIGVPFTLLVMVVTVVMVPWFFGL; this is encoded by the coding sequence ATGAACCAAGAGCTGCTCTGGGTCATCGGCCTGCTGGCCATCGTCGTCGTTCTGTTCATCATCAATCGCCCACGCATGGACGTGGTCGCGCTGTTGGTGATTCTGGCCCTGCCGCTACTCGGCATCCTTAGCGTGGAGCAGGCCCTGGCCGGCTTCAGCGACCCCAACGTGGTCCTGATCGCCGCCTTGTTCGTGATCGGCGAAGGCCTGGTGCGTACCGGTATTGCCTACCGCATCGGCGAATGGATGAGCGAGCGGGCCGGCAATAGCGAGACACGCCTGCTGGTGCTGTTGATGGTGGCCGTAGCCGGGCTGGGCTCGATCATGAGCTCCACTGGCGTGGTGGCCATTTTCATTCCGGTGGTGCTGAGCATTGCCGCGCGCCTGAAGCTTTCGCCCAGCCGCCTGATGATGCCACTGGCGTTCGCCGGCCTGATCAGCGGCATGCTCAGCCTGGTGGCCACACCGCCCAACGTGGTGGTGCACAGCGAGTTGGTGCGCAACGGCGAGGCGGGGTTCAGCTTCTTCAGCTTCACCCCGTTCGGCCTGGTGGTACTGGTGCTTGGCATCGGCTACATGCTGCTGACGCGGCACTGGCTCAACGGCGAAGTCCGCAAGGACGGCCGCGTGGAAACCCGCCGCACACTGCTTGACCTGGTGCTGGACTACAAGCTCAACGGCCGTGAGCGGCGCTTGCGCATCCGCCCTCAGTCGCCGCTGATCGGCCACACCCTCGGTGAGCTGGAGCTGCGCACCCGGCACGGCGCCAACGTGATCGGCATCGAGCGCCAGCACAAGTTCACCACGCGGGTGATCGCCGCCGACTCCAACACCGTGCTGCACCAGGGCGACGTGCTGCTACTCGACCTGTTCGCCAACCGGGACGACCTGCGCAGCCTGTGCCAGACCATGCAACTGGAGCCGCTGCACTTCAAGGCAGCCTACTTCATTGACCAGTCCCAGGAACTGGGCATGGCCGAGGTGTCGCTGCCGCCAGGCTCGCAGCTGATCGGCAAGAGCATTCTCGAAATGGCGTTCCGAACCCGCTATGGCCTCAACGTGGTCGGCCTGCGCCGCGAGCAGGCGGCGATCGAAGCGCAACTGGTGGAAGAAAACCTGCGCCTTGGCGATACCTTGCTGGTGGTCGGCCCGTGGAAGGCCGTGCGCCAGCTGCAAAGCCAGCCCCGAGACTTTCTGGTATTGAGCCTGCCCGCCGAGATCGACCAGGTCGCGCCAGCCCGCACCCGCGCGCCCCAGGCGTTGCTTAGCCTGGCGGTGATGGTCGGGCTGATGGTCAGCGGTGCCGTACCCAATGTGATGGCGGCGCTGATCGGTTGCCTGCTGATGGGCGCCGGCCGCTGCATCGACATGAACAGCGCCTATCGGGCCATTCATTGGCAAAGCCTGGTGCTGATCGTCGGTATGCTGCCGTTCGCCCAGGCCCTGCAGAAAACCGGTGGTATCGACCTGGCGGTGGGCGGGCTGGTCAGCGTGCTGGGCGGGGCCGGCCCCAGTGCCATTCTCGCCTGCCTGTTCGCCGTCACGGCGGTGATTGGCCTGTTCATTTCCAATACGGCTACTGCGGTGCTGATGGCGCCGGTGGCTGTCAGTACCGCAGCACAATTGGGTATGTCACCCTACCCGTTTGCCATGACCGTCGCACTGGCCGCGTCGGCGGCGTTCATGACGCCAGTGTCATCGCCGGTCAACACACTGGTGCTGGGCCCGGGGCAATACCGCTTCGCAGACTTCGTCAAAATTGGCGTGCCGTTTACCTTGCTGGTGATGGTAGTCACTGTCGTGATGGTGCCGTGGTTCTTCGGGTTGTAG
- a CDS encoding bacteriocin → MRLTLPSLAFGLLLCQGAFAGDGTAAIGGGLGGVLGNVVGQQLGGKTGAAIGAGVGGAAGSAVGARKGNRTEAAIGGGLGSAGGSLLGGAVGGKTGSTVGAGLGGAAGGAIGNHLGDNNGSSKKHRRHRH, encoded by the coding sequence ATGCGTCTGACTCTGCCTTCCCTTGCCTTTGGCCTGCTGCTGTGCCAGGGCGCTTTCGCCGGTGACGGTACTGCCGCCATTGGCGGTGGCCTGGGTGGTGTTCTGGGTAACGTTGTCGGCCAGCAACTCGGCGGCAAGACCGGCGCGGCCATCGGTGCCGGCGTAGGCGGCGCAGCCGGCAGTGCGGTAGGCGCACGCAAGGGCAACCGTACCGAAGCCGCCATCGGCGGTGGCCTGGGTTCGGCTGGCGGCTCGCTGCTGGGCGGCGCGGTGGGCGGCAAGACCGGCTCCACTGTGGGTGCCGGCCTGGGCGGCGCTGCCGGTGGCGCCATCGGCAACCACTTGGGCGACAACAACGGCAGCAGCAAGAAGCACCGCCGCCACCGTCACTGA
- a CDS encoding GGDEF domain-containing protein — protein MIAHTPTLFAAVALVATILAFCLLLVGRSNRRDNLLLTGCGLLVHALAYVCYTVYAQAPLWVSYGLGNSLLSLALAFYTASLFRVREQVVPWRVIFVIPACMLVGLMLLLDTLEPRMLLATLVLMLQCSMILYWAWRHAERPGRAHLLLQIGALISLVGLGMRVVAVANGTAVEMRYDTSNLKQSISVAIGTATVMMYSIGLVLMAKERSESRLQHLALHDVLTGTFNRRAILERFAVELDRARQQQASLAVAMIDIDHFKRINDLYGHLAGDEVLCHCVRQLQQRLRQGDSLGRYGGEEFLLLLPGNDRSGAMAALQGLREAIARSPARFAGDQIELRFSVGLWCGVPGPKDSTANLLAQADAALYQAKAAGRNTVHMAALVQAV, from the coding sequence ATGATCGCCCATACCCCCACGTTGTTCGCCGCCGTTGCGTTGGTCGCTACCATTCTGGCCTTCTGCCTGTTGCTGGTCGGGCGCAGCAATCGCCGTGACAACCTGCTGCTCACGGGTTGCGGGCTGCTGGTGCATGCCTTGGCTTATGTCTGCTACACCGTCTACGCCCAGGCCCCGCTGTGGGTCAGTTATGGTCTGGGCAACAGTTTGCTGTCGCTGGCCTTGGCGTTCTACACCGCCAGCCTGTTCCGGGTGCGTGAGCAGGTGGTGCCTTGGCGTGTCATTTTCGTCATTCCCGCCTGCATGCTGGTAGGGCTGATGCTGCTGCTCGATACGCTGGAGCCGCGCATGCTGCTGGCGACGCTGGTATTGATGCTTCAGTGCTCGATGATTCTTTACTGGGCCTGGCGCCATGCCGAGCGGCCGGGCAGGGCCCACTTGCTGTTGCAAATCGGTGCGTTGATCAGCCTGGTCGGCCTGGGTATGCGGGTGGTGGCGGTGGCGAATGGCACCGCAGTGGAAATGCGTTATGACACCAGCAACCTCAAGCAGAGTATTTCCGTGGCAATCGGTACGGCCACGGTCATGATGTACTCGATCGGGCTGGTGCTGATGGCCAAGGAGCGCAGTGAGTCCCGCTTGCAGCACCTGGCCCTGCACGATGTGCTGACCGGCACATTCAACCGCAGGGCGATCCTCGAACGGTTTGCCGTGGAGCTGGACCGTGCTCGCCAGCAGCAGGCCAGCCTGGCCGTGGCAATGATCGACATCGACCATTTCAAGCGTATCAACGACCTGTATGGGCACCTGGCCGGTGACGAGGTGTTGTGCCATTGCGTGCGCCAGTTGCAGCAGCGCCTACGCCAGGGTGACAGTCTGGGCCGTTATGGCGGAGAGGAGTTTTTACTGTTACTGCCGGGCAATGACCGCAGCGGGGCGATGGCTGCGCTGCAAGGCCTGCGCGAGGCCATTGCGCGCAGCCCGGCGCGTTTTGCCGGTGACCAGATAGAACTGCGCTTCAGCGTCGGCCTGTGGTGTGGCGTGCCGGGCCCCAAAGACAGCACCGCCAACCTGCTGGCCCAGGCGGATGCTGCGCTTTACCAGGCCAAGGCCGCCGGGCGCAACACGGTGCACATGGCGGCATTGGTCCAGGCAGTTTGA
- a CDS encoding RcnB family protein — translation MKLHYLLFAAMSCLPLAATAAPSSEESVTAPETHNRELKVGDKAPDQYKRDDAAIQNWKAKGLPAPEKESHWVRMGDHYVLVQITNGVVLAIQPAS, via the coding sequence ATGAAACTGCACTATCTGCTATTCGCCGCCATGTCCTGCCTCCCTCTGGCTGCAACCGCAGCCCCTTCGTCAGAAGAAAGCGTCACTGCGCCGGAAACGCACAACCGTGAGCTCAAGGTCGGCGACAAGGCGCCGGATCAGTACAAACGCGACGACGCGGCAATCCAGAACTGGAAAGCGAAGGGCCTGCCCGCCCCGGAAAAGGAAAGCCATTGGGTACGCATGGGCGATCACTACGTGCTGGTGCAGATCACCAATGGTGTGGTGCTGGCGATCCAGCCGGCGTCATGA